A window of Pectobacterium carotovorum genomic DNA:
ATGGGTGAGTATCACTAATAATGAAATCACTTAAGTCACTGTGACATGCGCCGATCTGAATAAATGTATGTGCATCTGAACCTCCAGTTGTAGGTAAATTATATTCCTCAGCTAGGAAAATATATTTTTCAGCATTTTCTAAGTCTTTTGCCGGAATTTCAATTGCATCGACATATTTGGCAAGTTCATCGTGATTTGGGTAAGTTTTATTTGGCCAAAAAATATGGTGAGCTACCAATTTATACCAACTTTTGCTTTCACGTAAAGCCTGGTCAAGTTGTGGTAAATTATATGCACCTTCTTTATGATTCAACTTAAGCAAGGTATCTAATTTAGTGTGAACACCTATATTTGTACCATTATCAAGTTGAATTTCTGCACCCGGGTACAGTTTAATGCCCTGTTTAGTAAGGACATGATCCTGAAAAATGGTTCCTTGCAATTTGTTGTCAACAAATAAATCCTTCATCAACTTGTCATATCCAATCGCCTCAATATGTTCGGTAACACATATCGCGGTGATGTCGCTAATTTTTGCAATATCCAGCATTGCATTGATAGAAGAAAAATCCACCTCAATTTGTTTTTTGCTAATCAACAAATGTACATGCGTATCAATTTTCATCACTATATCCTATAGTTAATTAAACAGTATATTTTAATTCAGCTTGACTTAACTCTGAGTAATCTAGTATTTCAAACACTTCATTCAGACTTGATAACTTAGAATCAATATTATGTATGCTACGATTATCAATTATTTCCTTTGCAACCAATTTCATATTATGCAGAGAAGCTCTCATTAACTGATTTGCGCAAATATAAATTGATACACCTACGTTCTGTAGTTTTCCTAATTCAACTCCGGTATAAGTAGTTGGTGCAACTATAAGCGGGCAACGTTTATCCCACTTATGTGCAAAATCGAATATTTCCTCACCATCAGTTCCTTTAGAATGGATGAAAATAGCATCAGCTCCTGCCTCAAAATATTTTGAGGCACGCTCAAGAGCAACATCAACGCCTAATCCAGCAATAAGAGATTCTGTTCTGGCGATTACAACAAAATCTTCATTACGCTTAGCGTCCTGTGCCGCGCGGATTTTCCCTTCAAACTCTTTAGTTGGGCTAAGAGTATGTTCCCCTTTAATGAATGAATTCATTTTAGGAAATAATTTATCTTCTAAGGATATTCCTGCAATTCCGTAATGAGATAAGCGCGCTACAACATGACGTACGTTGTTAAAGTTACCAAAGCCTGAATCTCCGTCGAAAAGTACTGGGATATTGACCGCATCATGAATCGATTCCGTCACCGAGGTGATTTGACTCCAGGAGGCTTCATTACAATCTCTCAACCCAAGCATTGATGAAATGGATAAACCCGAAGCCCAAATGGCCTTGAAACCAGCATCCTCTGCAACTTTTGCTGAGAGTCCGCTGTGAGCTTCAAGGATAAGCTCCAAGCTTTCGCTGTTTAGTAACTTTCGGAATACTTTAGAATTATTCATGTATTAACCTCATGGGAATGTTAAAAAA
This region includes:
- a CDS encoding PHP domain-containing protein, producing the protein MKIDTHVHLLISKKQIEVDFSSINAMLDIAKISDITAICVTEHIEAIGYDKLMKDLFVDNKLQGTIFQDHVLTKQGIKLYPGAEIQLDNGTNIGVHTKLDTLLKLNHKEGAYNLPQLDQALRESKSWYKLVAHHIFWPNKTYPNHDELAKYVDAIEIPAKDLENAEKYIFLAEEYNLPTTGGSDAHTFIQIGACHSDLSDFIISDTHPLDFAFKTNAKNHHFSDFSKRLVAMSKVYRSVAMA
- the aepX gene encoding phosphoenolpyruvate mutase; protein product: MNNSKVFRKLLNSESLELILEAHSGLSAKVAEDAGFKAIWASGLSISSMLGLRDCNEASWSQITSVTESIHDAVNIPVLFDGDSGFGNFNNVRHVVARLSHYGIAGISLEDKLFPKMNSFIKGEHTLSPTKEFEGKIRAAQDAKRNEDFVVIARTESLIAGLGVDVALERASKYFEAGADAIFIHSKGTDGEEIFDFAHKWDKRCPLIVAPTTYTGVELGKLQNVGVSIYICANQLMRASLHNMKLVAKEIIDNRSIHNIDSKLSSLNEVFEILDYSELSQAELKYTV